The following coding sequences lie in one Enterococcus sp. 9E7_DIV0242 genomic window:
- the nrdR gene encoding transcriptional regulator NrdR codes for MRCPRCHHNNSRVIDSRQADDGRAIRRRRECESCHNRFTTFERIEAAPLLVIKKNGDREEFNREKILRGLIRSAEKRPVTMEQMVKIVDNVENRVRELGENEVSTTLIGEYVMEDLVTLDEISYIRFASVYRQFKDMSVFLKELQEIVDKANSEKKDAEQE; via the coding sequence GTGCGTTGTCCAAGATGTCATCATAACAATTCCAGAGTAATCGACAGTCGTCAGGCTGATGATGGAAGAGCCATTAGAAGAAGAAGAGAGTGCGAGAGTTGTCATAATCGTTTCACGACATTCGAACGGATCGAAGCAGCTCCCCTGTTAGTCATTAAGAAAAATGGTGATCGTGAAGAATTCAATAGAGAGAAAATTTTGAGAGGGTTGATTCGTTCAGCGGAGAAGAGACCTGTTACTATGGAACAAATGGTAAAAATCGTTGATAATGTGGAGAATCGTGTACGAGAATTGGGCGAAAATGAAGTGTCCACAACATTAATCGGTGAGTATGTGATGGAGGATCTGGTTACTTTAGATGAGATTTCTTACATTCGTTTTGCCAGCGTATATCGTCAGTTCAAGGATATGAGTGTATTCTTGAAGGAATTGCAGGAAATCGTTGATAAGGCGAATTCTGAGAAAAAAGATGCGGAGCAAGAATAG
- the coaE gene encoding dephospho-CoA kinase (Dephospho-CoA kinase (CoaE) performs the final step in coenzyme A biosynthesis.) produces the protein MTLILGVTGSIATGKSTAVEVFRKAGYPIVDSDQIARRVVEPGTPGLQAIVNVFGEEMLNSDGSLNRKALGKLIFSDEKQREKLNQLLAPFLEEAIIGDIQLATKESDLVIADIPLLYEQGYECHVDQVAVVYIPESLQVKRLMKRDALTEAEAIQRVKSQESIELKKAKADVVFDNQGTMVQLENQVHDWLKKKK, from the coding sequence ATGACTCTAATATTGGGAGTAACAGGTAGTATTGCAACTGGTAAAAGTACTGCTGTAGAGGTGTTTAGAAAAGCCGGTTATCCAATCGTTGATTCTGATCAAATCGCTCGTAGAGTCGTAGAGCCAGGAACACCTGGACTACAAGCCATTGTCAATGTGTTTGGTGAGGAGATGCTGAACTCAGATGGTTCGTTGAACCGAAAAGCATTAGGAAAATTGATCTTTTCTGATGAGAAACAGCGAGAAAAATTAAATCAATTATTAGCGCCATTTTTAGAAGAAGCTATAATTGGTGACATCCAGTTAGCGACAAAAGAAAGTGACCTGGTAATCGCAGATATTCCACTTTTATATGAGCAAGGGTATGAATGCCATGTAGATCAGGTGGCAGTCGTCTATATCCCAGAGTCTTTACAAGTTAAACGGCTGATGAAAAGAGATGCATTGACTGAAGCGGAAGCAATCCAGCGAGTAAAAAGTCAGGAATCAATTGAGCTAAAAAAAGCAAAAGCCGATGTTGTATTTGATAATCAAGGAACAATGGTACAGTTGGAAAATCAAGTTCATGATTGGTTAAAAAAGAAAAAATAA
- the mutM gene encoding DNA-formamidopyrimidine glycosylase: MPELPEVETVRKGLEKLVTGKTIASVEVLWGRIIEQPEKELFSLSLQGQTIEKMERRGKFLIFKLTDFDMVSHLRMEGKYEFHESKNDPVMKHTHVRFTFTDDTELRYLDVRKFGRMVLVEKDKSNEYKGILALGPEPIPEMFLLQPFQTNLKKHHKAIKPLLLDQKLVTGLGNIYVDEALWESKIHPEQPANTLTKKETELLYQAIIDVLARAVEAGGTTIRSYLNALGEAGKFQISLHAYGQTGEPCLRCGTPIQKIKVAQRGTHFCPNCQRVKVRKTK, encoded by the coding sequence ATGCCAGAATTACCAGAGGTAGAAACAGTTCGAAAAGGGTTGGAGAAATTGGTTACTGGTAAGACGATAGCATCGGTAGAGGTGCTGTGGGGAAGGATTATCGAACAGCCGGAAAAAGAATTATTTTCGCTCTCTCTTCAAGGGCAAACGATAGAAAAAATGGAACGGCGAGGGAAATTTTTGATTTTCAAGCTGACAGATTTTGATATGGTTTCCCATCTTCGGATGGAGGGAAAATATGAATTTCATGAATCTAAAAATGATCCTGTGATGAAACATACGCATGTCCGCTTTACCTTTACAGATGATACCGAGCTACGCTATTTGGATGTACGAAAATTTGGTCGAATGGTTCTTGTTGAAAAGGACAAATCAAATGAATACAAAGGGATTTTAGCATTAGGACCCGAACCAATTCCAGAAATGTTTCTATTGCAACCATTTCAAACCAATCTGAAAAAGCACCATAAAGCAATCAAGCCACTTTTGTTGGATCAAAAACTTGTCACTGGGCTGGGAAATATCTATGTAGATGAGGCGTTATGGGAATCGAAAATACATCCGGAGCAGCCCGCAAACACATTGACAAAAAAAGAGACCGAACTTCTATATCAAGCGATCATTGATGTGTTGGCACGTGCAGTGGAAGCTGGCGGCACGACGATTCGCAGCTATTTGAATGCATTGGGAGAAGCTGGGAAATTTCAGATTTCTCTTCATGCATATGGGCAAACAGGAGAACCATGTCTTCGTTGCGGAACACCGATTCAAAAAATAAAAGTGGCTCAACGTGGTACGCACTTTTGTCCAAACTGTCAAAGAGTGAAAGTGAGGAAGACCAAATGA